In one Kluyveromyces marxianus DMKU3-1042 DNA, complete genome, chromosome 4 genomic region, the following are encoded:
- the SAS2 gene encoding histone acetyltransferase, translated as MGSTPEKRRRSEAVEEVYGILDKRNIQYVQFGLNKRFSTWYGSNVYFGKDKRTLGFKELNEEGSLPGSQNGHIGQNETDNSEYWLETLYVCEYCFRYTDIEQELVMHEKCCTYKNHPPGKIYYRSPQYTIRRVKGSKHENFCQCLCLFTKLFLDNKSVYFKVKQFEFYIVYATNSTVPMAFFSKDLYSYQENNLACILVFPPYQRKKLGTLLIEFSYLLSRRQNIISGPELPLSPFGLIGYLKFWSFSIVWQLTEGELRDAAYITIREISEVTGFRIRDVIQALKYLKCLRGDEINLNVIRSWARSNKVSQGFMIENEYVLFDD; from the coding sequence ATGGGATCTACACCTGAGAAACGGCGTAGATCAGAGGCTGTAGAGGAGGTTTATGGGATCCTTGACAAGCGTAATATACAATATGTTCAATTTGGATTGAACAAACGGTTCAGTACGTGGTATGGGAGCAATGTATACTTTGGAAAGGACAAACGTACGTTGGGATTCAAGGAATTGAATGAGGAAGGCTCTTTACCCGGGAGTCAAAATGGACATATTGGGCAGAATGAGACCGATAATTCAGAGTACTGGCTCGAAACATTATACGTATGTGAGTACTGCTTCAGATACACTGATATCGAACAGGAATTGGTTATGCATGAGAAATGTTGCACTTACAAGAACCACCCACCTggtaaaatatattatcgAAGCCCTCAATACACGATACGGCGAGTTAAGGGATCTAAACATGAGAACTTTTGTCAATGTCTCTGCCTTTTCACGAAATTGTTTCTCGACAACAAGTCGGTGTATTTCAAGGTGAAGCAATTTGAGTTTTACATTGTGTACGCTACCAACAGTACGGTACCGATGGCCTTCTTCTCAAAAGATTTGTATTCATACCAGGAGAACAATCTTGCGTGCATCCTGGTTTTCCCACCTTACCAACGGAAAAAATTGGGAACCCTCCTCATAGAGTTTTCCTACTTATTATCTCGACGCCAAAATATAATTTCTGGACCAGAGCTACCGCTATCGCCCTTTGGTTTAATTGGATATCTCAAATTCTGGTCGTTTAGCATAGTATGGCAGTTGACCGAAGGTGAATTAAGAGATGCTGCATACATTACTATTAGAGAGATTTCAGAAGTTACAGGGTTCAGAATAAGAGATGTTATCCAGGCTTTAAAGTACTTAAAATGCTTGCGTGGTGATGAAATTAACCTTAATGTCATCAGATCATGGGCTAGGAGTAACAAAGTCTCACAAGGTTTTATGATTGAAAACGAATATGTATTATTTGATGATTAA
- the RAD5 gene encoding DNA helicase RAD5, with translation MTQEQKMEKPRFFKDEEEPILPGKDDQEDQEGQSRSLFVQDEDDEDDEKERFCSCLQDLVGENSVSASQLLSLWQKYGRVENGISIAANKYFEEMEASERSKNNDGSGDSVPIVIDLSDEDDDGDDELSVVSSSQVVSSKRTSSQAGFYSSEKDARMKEDTQAEWVRYVGTIYTTGFATRPTVKPVPVGSHLGFKKTVPKTLPLVSKSSSSQHCSHLVRLMDLAQNRELGRIPEEIARIVYPLLDYRSEIRLEPYLLDNNGKRFSVGDDIYIRIECYLTSNIFTKAEEGAASIRSSLSNRTMDVSQLHRSEAIMALFDAINIKPVYGDTSKREIESIETQPKELPDSESDGSGFSATQFQEEAMNINQLKSFYRITQSADSLQKLPETTPDDTVFNFQLRRYQKQSLSWMLKREYEYKHLSKEAAEMSIDGNSMNPLWKKFSWPDNRISKHNDDDEEGEKFFYANLYTGEFSTVKPVIKAMVNGGILADEMGLGKTISALALICTASYDEEYSTKLATTKSLSIKDVATKEASPTFFSQQTGKLSLSQQKNGNYAYKTTLIIVPMSLLNQWQTEFEKANNDSSKRCEIYYGSNIKDIKSYVLGPNPPSVIITTYGVIQSEYGRGRDSSNIFDVVFFRIILDEGHTIRNRMTRTSKAVIALRSSRKWILTGTPIINRLNDLFSLVQFLNLEPWSHINYWNRYISVPFEKGKYEQAFDVINAVLEPVLLRRTKNMKDIDGEPLVSLPPKEVVVEKFDLSPVENRVYQSLLKDAENSVKEGLAKGDLLKNYTNILVHILRLRQVCCHLDLVKEAPKEENDEGDLENLDETSTPNITAMLALEKDSTSNKRMSSEKLTRLNNAFNENHKATTSTPDFECAICTTESIQPISAISVTECLHTFCEQCLAEYIDFQHNKKLPINCPYCREPISDTSILKLSEPIDTKKGYELVPFESHFQSTKIKALLKHLKQIQETCPGEQVIVFSQFSSFLDILERELGSHLPKDQVKIYKFDGRLDMKERTRLLEQFHTKDLSCIKLLLLSLKAGGVGLNLTCASRAFMMDPWWSPGMEDQAIDRIHRIGQQKTVKVVRFIVNNSVEEKMLRIQERKRLIGDVVDGDEEQRRKKRVEEIQMLFQ, from the coding sequence ATGACACAGGAACAAAAGATGGAGAAGCCCAGGTTTTTCAAAGACGAAGAGGAACCGATATTGCCTGGGAAAgatgatcaagaagatcaagaaggtcAATCGAGATCGctttttgttcaagatgaggatgatgaggatgatgagaaAGAGAGATTTTGCTCGTGTTTACAGGATTTGGTGGGGGAGAATTCCGTGTCAGCTTCTCAACTTCTTTCGCTGTGGCAGAAATACGGTAGAGTTGAGAATGGCATTAGCATAGCAGCAAACAAGTATTTTGAGGAGATGGAGGCGAGTGAACGGagtaaaaataatgatGGGAGTGGTGATTCTGTGCCTATTGTTATTGATCTTTCTGATGAGGATGACGATGGCGATGATGAACTGTCGgttgtttcttcatcgcAGGTTGTTTCTAGCAAGAGGACGAGTTCTCAGGCAGGTTTTTACTCTAGTGAAAAGGATGCGCGAATGAAGGAAGATACACAAGCGGAATGGGTGAGGTATGTTGGGACTATTTATACGACTGGATTTGCTACACGGCCAACTGTGAAGCCGGTTCCTGTTGGATCACATCTTGGGTTCAAAAAAACTGTACCGAAAACGCTTCCCTTGGTGAGCAAGTCGTCTAGTTCTCAACACTGCTCGCATTTGGTTCGTTTGATGGACTTGGCTCAGAACAGGGAGCTTGGGAGGATACCCGAAGAGATTGCACGAATTGTGTATCCGTTGCTGGACTACCGTTCGGAAATCCGGCTTGAGCCATACCTACTGGATAACAATGGGAAACGGTTTAGTGTTGGGGACGATATATACATAAGAATTGAGTGCTATTTGACGTCTAACATTTTCACAAAGGCTGAGGAAGGTGCTGCTAGCATCAGGTCATCCCTGAGTAATCGTACTATGGATGTGAGTCAGCTACATCGCTCGGAGGCGATCATGGCGTTGTTTGACGCAATTAATATCAAGCCAGTATACGGCGACACTTCCAAGAGAGAGATAGAATCGATAGAAACGCAACCAAAAGAGCTTCCTGATTCTGAGAGTGATGGCTCGGGTTTTTCTGCTACTCAATTTCAGGAAGAGGCTATGAACATTAATCAACTTAAATCATTCTACAGAATAACGCAGTCTGCAGATTCATTGCAGAAACTACCAGAAACTACCCCTGATGACACGGTCTTCAACTTTCAGTTAAGGAGATATCAAAAGCAAAGTTTATCTTGGATGCTTAAAAGGGAGTATGAGTATAAGCATTTGTCTAAGGAAGCTGCTGAAATGTCCATTGATGGTAACAGTATGAACCCACTGTGGAAAAAATTCAGTTGGCCTGATAATCGAATAAGCAAACacaatgatgatgatgaagaaggagaGAAATTCTTCTATGCGAATTTGTATACGGGTGAATTTTCTACTGTAAAGCCAGTGATAAAAGCTATGGTCAACGGTGGCATATTAGCAGACGAAATGGGATTGGGGAAGACAATTTCGGCTCTAGCTCTAATTTGCACAGCAAGCTATGATGAGGAGTATAGTACTAAATTAGCAACTACCAAAAGTCTCTCCATCAAGGACGTGGCGACTAAAGAAGCCTCTccaaccttcttttctcaaCAAACTGGTAAATTGAGCCTGtcacaacaaaaaaatggaaactATGCATACAAAACAACATTAATTATTGTCCCAATGTCATTATTGAACCAATGGCAAACGGAATTTGAAAAGGCCAATAATGATTCATCGAAACGATGTGAAATATATTATGGAAGCAATATCAAAGACATCAAGTCATACGTTCTTGGCCCAAACCCGCCATCTGTAATAATTACCACCTACGGTGTTATTCAAAGTGAGTACGGTAGAGGGCGTGATAGTTCAAATATCTTCGatgttgttttcttcagAATAATACTTGATGAGGGTCATACAATAAGAAATAGAATGACAAGGACTTCAAAAGCAGTAATAGCACTTAGAAGTTCTAGAAAATGGATTCTTACAGGCACGCCAATCATCAACAGGCTAAACGATCTCTTTTCACTAGTGCAGTTTTTGAACTTGGAACCATGGTCGCATATAAACTATTGGAATCGTTATATCTCGGTGCCTTTCGAAAAAGGGAAATATGAGCAGGCATTTGACGTGATAAACGCTGTATTGGAGCCTGTCCTTCtaagaagaaccaaaaaTATGAAGGATATTGATGGTGAACCTCTAGTGTCACTACCACCGAAAGAAGTGGTCGTTGAGAAATTTGATCTCTCGCCGGTGGAAAACAGGGTTTACCAATCACTCTTAAAGGATGCAGAAAATTCGGTTAAAGAAGGTTTAGCTAAAGGTGacttattgaaaaattacacGAATATTTTGGTTCACATTTTAAGGCTCAGACAAGTTTGCTGTCATTTAGACTTGGTCAAAGAAGCtccaaaggaagaaaatgatgaaggTGACCTTGAAAATTTGGATGAAACTTCAACTCCAAATATAACAGCTATGTTGGCCTTGGAAAAGGACAGTACTTCGAACAAGAGAATGTCCAGTGAAAAGTTAACAAGGCTAAATAACGCATTCAACGAAAATCACAAAGCTACCACATCTACACCGGACTTTGAATGTGCTATTTGTACGACTGAATCAATTCAACCCATATCTGCTATTTCGGTTACTGAATGTCTCCATACATTTTGTGAACAATGTTTAGCAGAATATATTGACTTCCAACACAACAAGAAACTGCCCATTAATTGTCCTTATTGCAGAGAACCAATATCGGATACTTCAATATTGAAGTTAAGTGAGCCTATAGATACCAAGAAGGGATATGAATTGGTGCCTTTTGAATCACATTTCCAATCAACCAAAATCAAAGCTTTGCTAAAGCATCTTaaacaaattcaagaaactTGCCCCGGTGAGCAAGTCATTGTATTCTCGCAATTCTCTTCGTTCTTGGATATACTCGAAAGAGAATTGGGGTCTCATTTGCCCAAAGATCAAGTAAAAATCTATAAATTTGATGGACGCTTAGATATGAAGGAAAGAACCAGACTATTGGAACAATTCCATACAAAAGATCTAAGTTGCATTAAGCTCTTACTTCTATCATTGAAAGCAGGAGGAGTCGGTTTAAACTTAACATGCGCCTCTAGGGCCTTTATGATGGATCCCTGGTGGTCTCCTGGGATGGAGGATCAAGCTATTGACAGAATCCATCGTATAGGGCAGCAGAAGACTGTCAAAGTAGTCCGGTTTATTGTAAACAATAGTgtagaagagaaaatgctaagaattcaagaaagGAAGAGACTAATTGGTGATGTTGTAGATGGTGATGAGGagcaaagaaggaagaaaagggtTGAAGAAATCCAAATGTTGTTCCAATAA
- the DLT1 gene encoding Dlt1p, with protein MVKSWYRIWYRTTQTIFVLLFISFSIVIPIDCAEQATSSNNNAINTFIVVGAAVALVIFVISISIARILIFRRALQDIPKAYIPVTTRDMPHKDSREYVIKTMKRAGELTEKFKVPKEPVLHAGMEPNESDLFPPNLKYHDVLKFISDRFRFDGALLTTFTNDKDLSITFRKALVSLSEKENKSEWKHLNHLLQLYDKFRFSGEPIERDEFIKFITLYSYISDLSNSLRPLKTDERVSRFLHDRSEYDSNSFSRRGSDMSIGYLRPYPSNGVMPTTTRQSHLGVPSSNINYYFDESDEPSENLEDYQRYHSILTRTDTFDTVIHR; from the coding sequence ATGGTTAAGAGTTGGTATAGAATATGGTATCGTACCACTCAGACGATATTTGTGCTTTTATTTATTAGTTTTTCTATTGTTATACCGATTGACTGTGCCGAACAGGCGACATCTTCGAATAATAATGCGATAAATACgtttattgttgttggtgcTGCGGTTGCACTGGTAATATTTGTGATATCGATCAGCATAGCGAGGATTCTTATATTCAGGCGAGCGTTACAGGATATACCGAAGGCATATATTCCTGTTACGACTCGGGATATGCCTCATAAGGATTCTCGAGAGTACGTGATCAAGACGATGAAAAGGGCGGGAGAACTTACGGAAAAGTTCAAGGTACCGAAGGAACCTGTGTTGCATGCTGGCATGGAGCCGAATGAAAGTGACTTATTTCCTCCTAATCTGAAGTACCATGATGTGTTGAAGTTTATTTCGGATAGGTTTAGGTTTGATGGTGCGTTGCTCACTACTTTTACGAATGACAAAGATCTCAGTATCACGTTTCGGAAAGCGTTGGTCAGTTTATCggagaaggaaaataaatCAGAGTGGAAACACCTGAACCACTTACTCCAGCTATATGATAAGTTCAGGTTCAGTGGGGAGCCTATTGAACGTGATGAGTTTATCAAGTTCATCACCCTTTATTCGTACATTTCTGATCTTTCTAACAGTCTAAGGCCCTTGAAGACAGACGAACGGGTTTCTCGTTTCCTTCACGATAGAAGTGAATACGACTCCAACTCTTTCTCGAGAAGAGGATCAGATATGTCAATAGGGTACCTCCGGCCATACCCTTCAAATGGAGTCATGCCAACCACAACACGCCAATCGCATCTGGGCGTACCTTCGTCCAACATCAATTACTACTTTGATGAGTCGGATGAACCATCGGAAAATTTGGAAGACTATCAGAGATACCACAGCATATTAACAAGGACTGACACATTTGACACCGTTATTCATAGATAA
- the STO1 gene encoding Sto1p: MILLDYEEESGYREFRPHYPKRQRLPPVVLLCKDMMPDIRTMGESAKAFPEDIKFLSEAIVHEFGNDEYFNNALLKTFRAVVLEQPHKQPGIALLIMVLNSFKPEIGKSVLNYFFDQLQELMNSSHDASYETQSHDTGPWNKAKLILRLLSIMSPMISPDDLIGLYKKFFEFAIELNNASDAKRSPLSEAIYTNTLLNVPYLFYFSSEHQETLKGMVEELLASVESDYHIKDTDLELLKPYNKNSPYEPVHWVKAILSNVKNALANDMQQVRDLFLNYDSLLAKQETVHSFNEPLNLPTLEQIAEFAGLDKGFGSVDSLWKTPRYSFEVYLPNSVGPFATVIPITTYAGMLFQDILIDIIESMEFNRIEVARQLVTIDLFFKSGIFTEPGLSVAQLLEQFEENPTASTFKIEDLAVGAILELTFKLPTVSQSFAYFYSLLVEICKNSPKAIAPVFGRAFRFFYNNLDKLDFELKARFLDWFSIQMSNFNFSWKWNEWENDSIQWGQTTTYNPRMIFIKNLIRKELRLTSNSADVEESVTDEFQKYMNPSFITRDNLINYYASLFKDEFVLDESDLRNNELYFRSPSFPFHEDVTRLLDFFHKQPDTRTVGELEDILKDITESNSAIIQDVNRFAVTLLIQTVVFCGSRSLSHANKYIDDSKKELAAVLDQLEVSQEIKDQWICEAVVRYWDSNSQTGYLILDSFRYNGLVSNKAVLNFSLTEQYGVNMSLVDSTSIESIFRLLNEMAVTEDKNVELFEYVFNRLVAAANTVVGEIGTADPIVAPDLESEIQTTEQELPLLDLAWKYEGIMSFLKSILRKYADEYSVLTEQFIGNAMQSITHEPTKQQLSRYISEVSQL, translated from the coding sequence aTGATTCTATTAGATtacgaagaagagagtGGGTACCGTGAGTTTAGACCTCACTATCCTAAGAGGCAAAGATTGCCTCCGGTAGTTCTGCTATGTAAGGATATGATGCCTGATATCAGAACCATGGGGGAATCTGCGAAGGCATTCCCTGAGGATATCAAATTTTTGAGTGAAGCTATTGTTCATGAGTTTGGTAACGATGAATATTTCAACAATGCGCTTTTGAAGACTTTCCGTGCGGTTGTGTTGGAACAGCCTCATAAGCAACCTGGTATTGCGCTTCTTATCATGGTGCTAAACTCTTTTAAGCCTGAGATTGGTAAAAGCGTACTAAACTACTTCTTTGACCAGTTACAGGAACTAATGAATTCGAGCCACGATGCGAGCTATGAGACTCAATCGCACGACACGGGCCCATGGAACAAGGCCAAACTGATCTTGAGACTGTTATCCATCATGTCGCCAATGATTTCGCCAGATGACTTGATTGGGTTGTACAAGAAATTCTTTGAGTTTGCCATCGAATTGAACAATGCGTCTGACGCGAAGAGATCGCCTTTGTCCGAGGCTATTTACACCAACACTTTGTTGAACGTGCCATATTTGTTCTATTTCAGCTCCGAACATCAAGAGACTCTAAAGGGTATGGTTGAAGAGTTGCTTGCGTCTGTGGAAAGTGACTACCACATCAAAGATACCGAtttggaattgttgaagcCTTACAACAAGAACTCTCCATACGAGCCAGTCCACTGGGTTAAAGCTATTCTATCCAATGTGAAAAATGCGTTGGCAAATGATATGCAACAGGTACGCGATTTGTTCCTGAATTACGATTCTTTGTTGGCCAAACAGGAAACGGTTCATTCTTTTAACGAACCGCTAAATCTTCCAACGCTAGAACAAATTGCAGAGTTTGCAGGGCTTGACAAGGGTTTCGGCTCAGTGGACAGTCTATGGAAAACTCCAAGATACTCTTTTGAAGTATATTTGCCAAACAGTGTTGGCCCTTTCGCCACTGTGATACCAATTACCACATATGCCGGTATGCTATTCCAAGATATTCTTATTGATATTATCGAAAGCATGGAGTTCAACAGAATTGAAGTTGCTAGACAATTGGTTACCATTgaccttttcttcaagtcaGGAATCTTCACTGAACCAGGTCTCTCTGTAGCGCAATTGCTGGAAcagtttgaagaaaaccCAACTGCAAGCACGTTCAAGATTGAAGATTTGGCTGTCGGTGCTATTTTAGAGTTGACATTTAAGCTACCTACCGTTTCTCAATCTTTCGCTTACTTTTACTCCTTGTTGGTGGAGATTTGTAAAAACTCGCCAAAGGCAATTGCTCCTGTATTTGGTAGGGCATTCAGATTCTTTTACAACAACTTGGACAAACTAGATTTTGAGTTAAAGGCTAGATTCTTGGACTGGTTCTCAATTCAAATGAGTaacttcaacttctctTGGAAATGGAATGAATGGGAAAACGACTCGATCCAATGGGGTCAAACTACAACTTACAATCCAAGAATGATCTTCATTAAGAACTTGATTAGAAAGGAGCTAAGATTGACTTCCAACTCTGCagatgttgaagaaagtgtCACAGATGAATTCCAAAAATACATGAACCCATCCTTTATCACTAGAGACAATTTAATCAACTACTACGCATcccttttcaaagatgaatTTGTGTTGGATGAATCTGACCTACGCAACAACGAGTTGTACTTCAGATCGCCATCCTTCCCATTCCACGAAGATGTAACAAGACTACTTGACTTCTTCCACAAGCAACCAGATACCAGAACAGTGGGAGAATTGGAGGACATATTAAAGGACATAACTGAATCTAACAGCGCAATCATCCAAGACGTGAACAGATTTGCTGTTACCTTATTGATTCAAACCGTTGTCTTTTGCGGTAGCAGATCTTTATCGCATGCGAATAAGTATATTGACgattccaagaaagaactTGCAGCTGTGCTAGACCAACTCGAAGTATCGCAAGAGATCAAGGACCAATGGATATGTGAAGCTGTTGTTAGATATTGGGATAGTAACTCTCAAACGGGTTATTTGATCTTAGATTCGTTCAGATACAATGGACTAGTTTCCAACAAGGCtgttttgaacttttctttgactGAGCAATACGGTGTGAACATGAGTCTTGTTGACTCTACCTCTATCGAATCGATCTTTAGACTACTAAACGAAATGGCTGTGACAGAAGATAAGAATGTTGAATTGTTTGAGTACGTTTTCAACAGGCTAGTTGCGGCTGCCAATACCGTTGTTGGTGAAATTGGTACTGCTGATCCTATTGTGGCACCAGATTTAGAGTCAGAAATCCAAACAACAGAACAAGAATTACCATTGCTAGATCTTGCATGGAAATACGAAGGGATAATGTCCTTCCTAAAGAGTATATTGAGAAAGTATGCTGATGAATACTCTGTTCTGACTGAACAATTTATTGGCAACGCTATGCAAAGTATAACTCATGAGCCAACCAAGCAACAGTTGAGCAGATATATCTCTGAAGTTTCTCAATTATAA
- a CDS encoding V-type ATPase assembly factor PKR1 yields the protein MSHSISLVEAAVVQASSVSASAASGLGMVGNGGTGSVDTSVSTGVVSSVAASGSASAEGSSKGAHSSAHSSGSSASSGKTGSSGESGATSGASGATSGAGATSGSSAATGSAAGTASSTKGKSKASTSSNAAPGMVANPVNSKYGILLGLMMAGSFILGAVYKCVSQPNPMASFFVALWESIFQPGTSPQLIVATHVSFALLLCVLGSQIYLTKNIHFIALAVIAALLWVTVTWFIYELNRVKLQSNEDIARAQEKTGSGSDSASDKKLSSSSTSHKPTADSNSPKPRKTKSRRA from the exons ATGTCTCACTCTATTAGTCTAGTCGAAGCTGCTGTCGTCCAAGCATCCTCTGTTTCTGCCTCTGCTGCCTCCGGTCTAGGTATGGTCGGTAACGGTGGTACCGGTTCCGTCGACACCTCTGTTTCCACCGGTGTCGTTTCCTCTGTTGCTGCTTCTGgttctgcttctgctgaAGGTTCCAGCAAGGGTGCTCACAGCTCTGCCCACAGCTCCGGTTCTAGTGCCTCTTCTGGTAAGACCGGTTCTTCTGGCGAGTCTGGTGCTACTTCTGGCGCATCTGGTGCTACTTCCGGTGCTGGTGCCACTTCTGGCTCCAGTGCTGCCACTGGAAGTGCCGCTGGTACTGCCTCCTCCACCAAGGGCAAGAGCAAGGCCTCTACTTCCTCCAATGCTGCCCCAGGTATGGTCGCTAACCCAGTCAACTCCAAGTACGGTATTCTATTGGGTTTGATGATGGCTGGTTCTTTCATCCTAGGCGCTG TGTACAAGTGTGTGTCCCAACCCAACCCAATGGCCAGCTTTTTCGTCGCATTGTGGGAGAGCATCTTCCAGCCCGGCACTTCGCCCCAGCTGATCGTCGCTACGCACGTATCCTTCGCACTCTTGCTCTGCGTTCTTGGTTCCCAGATCTACCTCACCAAAAACATCCATTTCATCGCATTGGCCGTCATAGCTGCGCTATTATGGGTCACCGTCACATGGTTCATCTATGAGCTCAACAGAGTCAAGTTGCAGAGCAACGAGGACATCGCTCGTGCCCAGGAGAAGACCGGTTCTGGCTCAGACTCGGCATCTGACAAAAAGTTGTCGTCATCCTCCACTTCTCACAAGCCCACAGCTGACTCTAACTCCCCGAAACCTCGCAAAACCAAGTCCAGGAGAGCTTGA
- a CDS encoding putative endoplamic reticulum membrane → MSINSTLEHLIASICSHYKYIISLQEHHSTSQSTNYNYNITMSHSISLVEAAVVQASSVSASAASGLGMVGNGGTGSVDTSVSTGVVSSVAASGSASAEGSSKGAHSSAHSSGSSASSGKTGSSGESGATSGASGATSGAGATSGSSAATGSAAGTASSTKGKSKASTSSNAAPGMVANPVNSKYGILLGLMMAGSFILGAGI, encoded by the coding sequence ATGAGCATCAATTCGACATTGGAACATCTCATCGCTTCCATTTGTTCACATtacaaatatattatttcaCTACAAGAACACCATTCTACAAGTCAATCAACCAACTACAACTACAATATTACAATGTCTCACTCTATTAGTCTAGTCGAAGCTGCTGTCGTCCAAGCATCCTCTGTTTCTGCCTCTGCTGCCTCCGGTCTAGGTATGGTCGGTAACGGTGGTACCGGTTCCGTCGACACCTCTGTTTCCACCGGTGTCGTTTCCTCTGTTGCTGCTTCTGgttctgcttctgctgaAGGTTCCAGCAAGGGTGCTCACAGCTCTGCCCACAGCTCCGGTTCTAGTGCCTCTTCTGGTAAGACCGGTTCTTCTGGCGAGTCTGGTGCTACTTCTGGCGCATCTGGTGCTACTTCCGGTGCTGGTGCCACTTCTGGCTCCAGTGCTGCCACTGGAAGTGCCGCTGGTACTGCCTCCTCCACCAAGGGCAAGAGCAAGGCCTCTACTTCCTCCAATGCTGCCCCAGGTATGGTCGCTAACCCAGTCAACTCCAAGTACGGTATTCTATTGGGTTTGATGATGGCTGGTTCTTTCATCCTAGGCGCTGGTatttaa